A window of Methanolobus sediminis contains these coding sequences:
- a CDS encoding DUF447 domain-containing protein: MHIKLNLEDYGIYEGISETIVTTNRGWSMNAAPMGIIRRNDKLFVRLFKGSTTYDNVLSEKVLVANTTWDAITFVNSTFSDLKDSEFEPLNINGRTIVALKEAQCWVAFECINIKLTSDALVAELIPLRTHINKCRIRAPNRGIFGVIEACIHATRYQLTCDDKYLKLIKAYGNIVDKCGGEKEKEAMKLLYGYL, from the coding sequence ATGCACATAAAATTAAATTTAGAGGATTACGGGATATACGAAGGCATTTCGGAAACCATTGTTACAACAAACAGAGGATGGTCTATGAATGCTGCACCTATGGGGATTATCCGCAGAAATGACAAACTTTTTGTGCGCCTTTTCAAAGGTTCCACTACTTATGATAATGTATTGTCTGAAAAAGTCCTTGTCGCAAATACCACATGGGACGCCATTACTTTTGTTAACTCCACATTCTCTGACCTGAAAGATTCTGAATTTGAACCACTTAATATCAATGGCAGGACTATAGTAGCTCTCAAGGAGGCGCAGTGCTGGGTGGCCTTTGAATGCATCAATATTAAACTTACATCTGATGCTCTTGTTGCCGAACTTATTCCTTTGAGGACACATATCAATAAATGTCGTATAAGAGCTCCGAATCGTGGGATCTTTGGTGTAATAGAGGCATGCATCCACGCAACCAGATACCAGCTTACATGTGATGACAAGTATCTCAAGCTCATCAAAGCATATGGTAATATTGTGGATAAATGCGGTGGAGAAAAAGAAAAGGAAGCCATGAAACTGCTCTATGGTTATCTGTGA
- a CDS encoding methanogenesis marker 9 domain-containing protein: MSDNLFDIKVRDFSFRNPIALAPMGGITNSTFANEKANDAGLVILGGYNLDSATQKAAAEMVSRGRKEFESHEPLKVIEDEIKAVKEGPVVGINVRSSKIEPLIKAAEVVRDAGAILELDAHCRQKEMTDIGVGQALLSDLPKLTDWISKIKETGVVLSVKVRANVVDDIELVKSIDAAGADILHLDAMQEGAGADLKLIKEVRDSTRMFLICNNSVTDIEAAKDMFTRGADMVSVARAVLEEPGIISHLVNSFSIQQEDMGWYNAPKHVCRGEGDLRGLAFCCLPVKPCPVHHNIAKLGYSAQEFADIKNEFAKGTMLEYGDSTCFGSLVWCCKISKPCYLRDGVLETLGLSDSEYMRLKKELADYILEHAKKPVNTQS, translated from the coding sequence GTGTCTGATAATCTTTTTGATATTAAAGTAAGGGATTTCTCTTTTAGAAACCCAATTGCACTTGCACCCATGGGGGGAATTACGAACAGCACTTTTGCAAATGAGAAAGCAAATGATGCAGGACTTGTAATCCTTGGAGGATACAACCTGGATTCTGCAACCCAGAAAGCTGCTGCAGAAATGGTTTCCCGTGGAAGAAAGGAATTCGAGTCCCATGAGCCTCTCAAGGTTATAGAGGATGAGATAAAAGCTGTGAAAGAAGGGCCTGTTGTCGGGATCAATGTGAGAAGTTCAAAGATCGAACCTCTCATAAAGGCAGCAGAGGTCGTAAGGGATGCCGGTGCCATACTCGAACTTGATGCACATTGCAGGCAGAAGGAAATGACTGATATTGGTGTCGGTCAGGCATTACTCAGTGACCTTCCAAAACTCACTGACTGGATCTCTAAAATAAAGGAAACAGGTGTAGTGCTTTCTGTAAAAGTACGTGCCAATGTTGTTGATGACATTGAACTTGTTAAATCAATAGATGCAGCCGGTGCAGATATTCTCCACCTCGATGCAATGCAGGAAGGTGCCGGAGCAGACCTGAAACTCATAAAAGAGGTCCGCGATTCCACAAGAATGTTCCTTATCTGCAATAATTCTGTCACAGACATTGAAGCTGCAAAGGATATGTTCACAAGAGGAGCTGACATGGTTTCTGTAGCACGCGCTGTTCTGGAAGAGCCTGGCATAATAAGCCATCTTGTAAACAGTTTCTCAATACAGCAGGAAGACATGGGCTGGTATAACGCACCTAAACATGTTTGCCGCGGAGAAGGTGACCTTAGGGGACTTGCATTCTGTTGCCTGCCTGTAAAACCATGTCCTGTTCATCACAATATTGCCAAACTCGGTTATTCTGCACAGGAATTTGCAGATATAAAGAATGAGTTTGCAAAAGGTACAATGCTTGAATATGGCGACAGCACATGTTTTGGAAGTCTTGTCTGGTGTTGTAAGATATCAAAACCATGTTACCTGAGAGATGGAGTACTGGAAACCTTGGGTCTTTCAGATTCAGAGTACATGCGCCTTAAAAAGGAACTTGCAGACTACATTCTGGAACACGCTAAAAAACCAGTCAACACTCAGTCATAA
- a CDS encoding TMEM165/GDT1 family protein, producing MIQDIIIPFLLVGLAELGDKTQIAVLVLSTKTREYARLLAGVMLAFILTDGLAILLGNVIANRIPMDYVRIGAGVMFIIFGVMTLINKDDDDEDGSYELKNPFMSGFGLILVSEMGDKTQLASALFATQYDPVMVFIGVVLALFLLSSMAVYVGKILMEKINKNTISRAAGVLFIVIGISFFL from the coding sequence ATGATACAGGACATCATTATCCCATTTCTTCTTGTAGGCCTTGCAGAACTTGGAGATAAGACACAAATTGCCGTACTGGTCTTATCAACAAAAACAAGGGAATACGCACGTTTACTTGCCGGAGTGATGCTGGCTTTTATTCTGACAGATGGCCTGGCGATCCTTCTTGGAAATGTTATTGCAAACAGAATACCGATGGATTACGTGCGTATTGGTGCCGGAGTTATGTTCATCATATTCGGCGTGATGACACTGATCAACAAAGATGACGATGATGAAGACGGTTCCTACGAACTAAAAAATCCATTTATGTCCGGTTTTGGTCTTATACTGGTGTCAGAGATGGGAGACAAGACACAACTTGCATCTGCACTTTTTGCAACCCAGTACGATCCGGTTATGGTATTCATCGGTGTCGTCCTTGCACTGTTCCTGCTCTCTTCAATGGCAGTATATGTAGGGAAGATACTCATGGAAAAGATCAATAAAAATACCATTTCCAGAGCTGCAGGTGTCCTCTTTATTGTGATCGGTATTTCATTCTTCCTCTGA
- a CDS encoding triphosphoribosyl-dephospho-CoA synthase codes for MIDSLYTIDRGTYPLPAHIARCAQLAMCLEVSSSPKPGNIDRFSDYEDTRYEHFLASASAVYPVIEEAVSCENGVGGLIKSAVTESMRWQKGGNTHFGAFLLLIPFAMAAGELFEEDETFTILQLTESAYRIVKNTTTSDSVDFYSCFDAAGVKVNSVDEFDLQSNSAIDELHEKDMSLYKLMDIARGYDIIANEWVTGFKRCARCAELIIDGMNGLESPKLQADINNVTVYAFLKILSENEDTFISTKYDTDTALYVSEKAKEILEEMYNIGEDFNSILPLIKILDKELLQKKINPGSTADIIIAGLFIALLAGVRF; via the coding sequence ATGATAGATTCACTCTACACAATTGACAGGGGAACTTATCCTCTGCCGGCACACATTGCACGGTGCGCACAGCTTGCCATGTGTCTTGAGGTGTCATCTTCCCCAAAGCCCGGGAATATTGACCGGTTCAGTGATTATGAGGACACACGGTACGAGCACTTTCTTGCATCTGCAAGTGCTGTTTATCCTGTCATAGAGGAAGCAGTTTCCTGTGAGAACGGTGTAGGGGGACTTATCAAAAGTGCAGTTACTGAAAGTATGCGCTGGCAGAAAGGCGGCAATACTCATTTCGGAGCTTTTCTTTTGCTGATACCTTTTGCAATGGCTGCCGGGGAACTATTTGAGGAAGACGAGACCTTTACCATTCTACAACTTACAGAGTCTGCTTACAGGATAGTCAAAAATACCACCACGTCAGATTCAGTGGATTTCTACAGTTGTTTTGATGCTGCAGGTGTCAAGGTCAATTCTGTAGATGAGTTTGATCTTCAAAGCAACAGTGCTATTGATGAACTCCATGAAAAGGACATGAGTCTTTACAAGCTCATGGATATTGCCAGAGGTTATGACATCATAGCCAATGAATGGGTCACGGGTTTTAAGAGATGTGCCCGTTGTGCGGAACTGATAATCGATGGCATGAATGGTCTGGAGTCTCCTAAGCTTCAGGCTGATATAAATAACGTAACTGTTTACGCATTCCTGAAGATACTTTCTGAGAATGAGGATACGTTCATAAGTACTAAATATGATACGGATACGGCTCTCTATGTATCAGAAAAAGCAAAAGAGATACTTGAGGAAATGTATAATATCGGTGAGGACTTTAATAGTATATTACCATTGATTAAGATACTAGATAAAGAGCTTCTCCAAAAGAAAATAAATCCAGGTTCCACAGCAGATATAATCATCGCAGGTCTGTTCATAGCATTACTTGCCGGAGTCAGGTTTTAA
- a CDS encoding dihydromethanopterin reductase (acceptor) produces the protein MTKTIAWGITGAGHFLTSSFGIFGQMKSEYDIRVNTFLSSAAEEVVRMYGLEQELEKISCGEYLEEVFLETQQGKSWPKTGRFLLDKYDALVVTPATSNTVSKIAHGTADSLVSNAVAQAVKGGVPVYVVPVDIAGVVISELPYGIAREKCQKCDPCPPRDNCPNGAITDQIDLLKCSGCGICKDLCKFNAIKGGPVELKVRDIDARNVEIIRELEGIIILEKPEDIPSIMAEI, from the coding sequence ATGACAAAAACGATAGCATGGGGAATTACCGGAGCAGGCCATTTTCTCACCTCAAGTTTTGGTATATTCGGGCAGATGAAAAGTGAATACGACATCAGAGTGAACACTTTCCTTTCCAGTGCCGCGGAGGAAGTTGTGAGGATGTATGGACTTGAACAGGAACTGGAAAAGATATCCTGCGGAGAATACCTTGAGGAAGTCTTCCTTGAAACACAGCAAGGTAAGAGCTGGCCAAAAACCGGACGCTTCCTGCTTGATAAGTATGATGCTCTTGTAGTCACACCGGCTACATCCAATACGGTTTCCAAAATAGCACACGGTACGGCAGATTCACTTGTAAGCAATGCTGTTGCCCAGGCTGTAAAAGGTGGTGTGCCGGTCTATGTGGTTCCTGTTGATATTGCAGGTGTAGTTATATCAGAGCTTCCTTATGGAATTGCCAGGGAAAAATGTCAGAAATGTGATCCATGTCCTCCAAGGGATAATTGTCCAAATGGTGCAATAACCGATCAGATAGACTTGCTTAAATGCAGCGGATGTGGTATCTGTAAAGATCTCTGCAAGTTCAATGCGATAAAAGGCGGTCCTGTTGAATTGAAAGTAAGAGATATCGATGCAAGGAACGTAGAGATAATAAGGGAACTGGAAGGCATCATCATACTGGAAAAACCGGAA